ggcagtgaaaatatttctgatgtgtgtgttcagcttttttttttgtgcaacagATGTGAGATTAGATCTGGTTACGGTTTTGTAAACTGTTATGCTCAGAGTCAAGAGGAAGAGCTTACTTTAATGTTTCTTTATCAGGGACTTATTGAGGGACATTTCGCCTCAGAGAGTTCATTAATAAACAGGGTTTTCCAGTACAAACTGAATGAAATGGGAAATTAAAGCTTAATTAAAGTGTCATTGTTCTGTACAAATGGATGATTTTCATCTTAAGCTTATTGGCTCTAACACTAGCTTATAATTGAAAGCATGTTTTTTGTGTTCAAAGCCTGGGAATATTTACCGTCAGTGATTCGCAtgagggattttttttctttcccttttgCTTCTCCTTatgctatgattttttttttaacaaagctgCATGTTTTAAAAACCAGCAGTGATATTATTAGAGGCattcatgaaaaataaagcattaatggAAACTTGAAAGAAATACAGTGTATATTACAGTAATGCTTGATTATTGAAACTGCATTCAAGCATTGGACACATGGTATTATTGAGCACATGTACAGATTGTGTAGATTTTACCCATACACTGATGCTCTGTTGCATTCATTACATAACAAGTCTTCCTGTATCCTGTCTTAGGTGTGCTGTCAGCAGTGTGGCAGCCCATGTCAGTGCCAAAGCTCTCTACCAGACTGCCAGGAAGGCGTTCCTCTCATTCTCGATGGGTGCCAGTGCTGTCAGGTGTGTGCGCGGCAGCAGGGTGAGGCCTGCAGTGAGCTGTTTCCATGTGACATTCAGCGCGGCTTGCAATGTGACTATAGCGCCAGCTTCCCTGGAGACCCAGGAGAGTGTGTCAGTGAGTTTCCACCACCTAATACACTGCATTAACATTATGGTTACAACCATAAGCTCCACTCATAGCTCTTGACTAACATGACAAGGTCAGTTACTATCATAATTTTGGGATGGCACATATTATTCATCATTTGTAATGTTGGTCTGAGCATTTGATTTATCTTTTGAGATGTCCTTTGAGTATTTCATCATTTGAGtattaaataatagttttaattatgCCAGGGTTGTACTGAatctcaaatgtaaaaaaaaagttttctaaattctaaatataataatataatgtaaaataataattatatattttttatagtttatgaGTACAATTGTATTTGTGTTTTGATTAAGCATTTGAGCAGTTATTTAGAGAATTTGATTTATTATGCcatcattaataattgtaatttaaaaatttaatggGGAAAAACTTCaataaaacctaaacaaaaaaaaagcgaTAGAATTATGACAGGGTAAAAGCAATGACAATCTAAAATTTTAACctgacattcatttaaaataataaaatgaatgagtTCAACTCTAAACAAAGTTtaagtgaatatatttttttacagagaGGGAACATGAAATACAAAGCCAGTAAGGCCTGTTTAGGAAGCAGAACTTACAGCTTCTGTGCTAAACCTTTCACAATAAACCTTTATGAGAACTCCAGGACATTTAGACTTTCTGTATTGCATATCGTGTCATCAGTGTAATCTTTTGAACCTTTGTTTTTAGGTCAGGAGGAGCTGGGCTGTGAACATAATGGAGTCTCTTACCAGGAAGGCCAGGTATTTCAGCCCTCCTGTGCTCTTCAGTGTCGTTGTTCAGGTGGAGGGGTGACCTGTGTGCCCCGGTGCAGTGAAGATGTTCTCTTGCCCACCCCAGACTGCCCTCATCCTCGAAGGGTTCAACAACCAGGAAAATGCTGTAAAGTGTGGGTGTGTGAAAATATGGACAACACAGTGCTTCAGGACGCTCATATAGGTACTTTATTAACTGTTTATGTGTCCAGCAAACAAATCAAgacataaaacatacacaaaggCTGTTGTTGATGTAATAGTTGGCTTACTCCATGAGCTGAAATGAAAACCGTCTCTCTTCTTTGGGATTTTGCATAAATCTTTTTACATGTTTCTTATTCGAATCTCTGAGAACTCTGAATTACATTCCCGTCTGTGGGATTTTGACCATTTAATTGAAAATGTCTTGCCAAGATGGAACCCAAAAGCACAAATTCTAGCTTCTACCCGAAGCCAACTTTCCATGATTCATAACAAGACTCATGTCTGTGTAGTTTAACAATTAAACTCCAAAAAAGCCAAACAGAGCATGGAAGGTGTTCAAAGGCAATGCCACCCAAGTTAAATCAGCTGGAATGGTACATTTTGTTCAGAATGTGTTTACAGTGAGGACGTTAACAGATCCATGTGCACAAAACACTGCCAATAAATGGCTGATTATCATCTCGTAGGGATAGAAGTATTTGGTATTGCTTATTTGGGATTCTCATAACAATTACTGTCAGATGGTAAGAGCTGGTTACAAAATAATACAACTCGATAAGGTTTACTGAGATAAGAATTAATATTTAAGTTCAACATGAAATCAGAATTGATACTATGTACTTTTCTTTCTAAATACACATTTCACGACAGTTCTGTGTGTTATTTTAACCCTTGTCCTTTTAAAAAATCTTGTCCTTGTAAATCTGtcattatgctatattatcaccaaatattggaatcattttttttttttttttttttacatgttttctttcaattagcataggttttatatttatttttggaactgaTTGGTCAAATGGCTCATTGATCTTAGCTTCCTCACTTCAGTTTTTGAatgaaaaaattatacaaataattatttgtggataatttcggcaatgttcactcaaaaacagaacagaacccAATATTTGGTATTAATATAGCATAACAAGGGATTTGTTTTTGGGATGGCAGCTTCAGGGAGTGACCAGAAATTGCCTGCAGACTCTGCATACCAAACCAGACCTGGTTCAAACTGCATAGACCAGAGCTCAGAGTGGAGTGCTTGCTCACACACCTGCGGGCCTGGAATATCTACACGGGTTTCCAATCAAAACCTGGCCTGTCGCCTGGAGATGCAGATGCGCTTGTGTATGATCCGACCCTGTCAGCCTGTTCTCCAAAGAAACCCACAGGTATGTCTCCTATCTACCATAGGATGCTTCGGTTTTGACCAGTCAAAACATTCTCTAACTAACTTCTATGTTTCAGTGGCCCAGGAGGAAATGTCAACCCACCTACAGGTCAGCGACCCCGGTGCGGCTTTTCCACCAGAGCTGCTATAGTACACAGTTCTACAGGCCCCGTTATTGTGGCACATGTAAAGACAACCGTTGTTGCACTCCTTACCACACTGGCACAGCACTGGTCACTTTCCGCTGCCCTGGAGGAAGACTGCTTAATCATGCTGTCATGACCATCAGCTCCTGCATCTGCCATTACAACTGCCCCTATTCATCTGGAGGGGCATATAGAGGGTCTCCCTTCTTGGGATAGACACTCACTCTCTTATAGGCTGACTTTGGGTCTAGTAGATTCATATTGGACGCTCTGTGTTTTACATGTCTTTTTGCGTGTTAGTTACACGGACCCAACTCAAGATTTGAAGTTTCATTTTACTGACTGACAAAAACCCTGTTCGACTTAAAGCACTGAAGAGCACATAAGCCATTTGAGatgtgactgtttttttttttcatgacgtGTGGTGGAATTCAAATAGGTTATGAGCTTAAGATGTGCCTGAAATGACagttgttttagaaaaaaaataaaattatgtaaatgaGATAAAATGTTTTCTCCTGGTCAAGAAACAGGATTTAAGCAAAGAAACTTTAGTCTTAGATTTgaaatttaactgaaataacaTTGCACATAGAAGAAGCAATGTTTAGATGCCACGCGAAATTTAgacaatttttttgtttacagttaAATGGAGACAGGGGTAGCCGCAGGTCGAAGCAATGTGAGTGGCAAAAGGTGGCATGCTGAAAGTTGAATTCTACATCAGCAACTAATCCCTCTAACCACCAATAACTCTAAACAATTAGAAAACCTTTTATCCACACCTTACCTTTCATCTTTGGCCACACCCACTGCTTCCGCCTGCAGTTATCCCTACTTAGTTAATTGTGGCCTCTTCACTTGTATTTACtgcaggcttttatttgaagacTGACACTAGCCATACTTTAGTGTTTACTAATTTCTTGCAAAAGGattgactgtatatatatgtaaatacttGTTTATGTCTGTATGTTCCTTTCATTAATACTAGAACCTTTAATATTTGTGTTCATTTAGCGAATTTTAAGTTTCATTGCACTGTCAATTGCCACCTCACAACCTTGCAGTCAAAAGTTAACAGCGTTTTCAGACCttaagaaaactattttttttttaatctcatcaTAAATTCTCAGTAATAAATGTTTTGTGCTGTGTGCCTGTCTCCTTTTATTGGGGTCTAGTAGCTCTATACTGAATTCCCACCACGAGTCTCTCACTCTACAGTTTAGTTTCAGTAagtcatgtcaaagcagaaaCTAAATCAGCAAACTATCatataaaaaacattgcaagaataagatgttttgtttccagtcaagacttggagaaacttgttcatgcctttatcaccagcagggtggactattgtaatagtCTCCTCAcaggccttcccaaaaagaccactagacagctgcagctcatccagaatgccagaaaatctgagcacatcacaccagtcctcaggtccttacgcTGGctcccagttacatttaggattgattttaaagtacttttactcatttataaatcactcaatggcctAGGACCTAAATACATAACAGACATATTCACTGAATATAAAACTAAGAGACCACTCAGGTCATTAGGATTGAGttagttagaaataccaagggttcacacaaaacaaggggattCCACATTTAGTTAATATGCCttccgcagttggaatcagcttccagaagagattagATGTGCCAAAACAATTTAAATCCAGgtttaaaactcatctgtttagttgtgcatttattgaatgagcactgtgcattGACCGAACTAATTGCACtataatttatgtttaaattcATTATCTGTTCTTCACTgttttaaactaattttaaaactCTTAAATCATTTTCGAAGTATTTCAATTCCTTGTTTCATTGTTGTGATTTCTGTtcttattgttttcttttcttttatgtagcgcactttgaattaccattatgTATGAAATGTGCTGCTGTGTATAAATGAACCTGCCTAACAGTGATTCAGAAGTGTAACGCTGCCCTCTCTTGTTTTTACGAGGAAAGGCAAGCAAGAAAGATGCTCTAGTTTGCTCTCGGTAGAATTTGTTCCATTTTGTAAGGTATTACTGTATGTACAAGAATGGAAAATACAACAGAAATAAAGAGGATATTCAGTGGAATGATAATAAGTGAGAGATTGTTTTATTACATCGATCCCGGGTATAACTAAATAACCATATATAGGCTAATTACGATATATAGCCTAATTATATAATAActttataattaaatacaaagcAGACatattcactgaatataaacctaagaGACCACCCAGGTCATTAGGATTGAGTTagttagaaataccaaaggttcacacaaaacaaggggattCCACATTTAGTTATTATGCCTAATTATAttagttattataattataataataaattattataataattataattattattatgtatatataatttataaaagcttttttttttttttttacaaattagttCAAACTCAAAGTGCAGAgttcaacgttttttttttacgcacATGTGCCTTTCTCAGTCAAGACATCTTAACGTGCTCACACTTCCTGTAACATATTCATGTGCGAGAATGTCAAGCATCTCCATCCTCTAGCAAGAAAGTCTGATGATCGTTTTTAATGAACGATGGCGTACAATTCAACCTGCAAATCAGTCGATTTTGGTTTTACTCAAAAGTTTTTGCCCTCGGTCTACGTGACTGTTTTCATTCTAGGAGCAATTGGCAACTGTTTGGGGCTGAAATCTATGTATAATAACTGGAGGAAAATTGGTAATGTAAATATCTTTGTGCTCAACCTTTGCCTGGcggacattttatatattttaaccctGCCCTTTTTGGTGGTTTACTACGCTTCCAAAAGCCACTGGaaatatggaaatgttttttgcaagattttaaGATTGTGTTTCTGCATCAACCTGTACGGCAGCATTGGTTTCCTCACATGCATCAGTGTTTACAGGTATCTCGGCATCGTGCACACATTGAGGGTTAAAGGCAGAATTACAGCGAGACTCTCCATGCTGATTGTTACGCTGGTTTGGTTTTTAGTTTTCCTTCAGTCTCTC
This Carassius gibelio isolate Cgi1373 ecotype wild population from Czech Republic chromosome A23, carGib1.2-hapl.c, whole genome shotgun sequence DNA region includes the following protein-coding sequences:
- the LOC127944229 gene encoding CCN family member 2, with the protein product MMDKLQRDRNSLMAWALLFYLGSQVCCQQCGSPCQCQSSLPDCQEGVPLILDGCQCCQVCARQQGEACSELFPCDIQRGLQCDYSASFPGDPGECVSQEELGCEHNGVSYQEGQVFQPSCALQCRCSGGGVTCVPRCSEDVLLPTPDCPHPRRVQQPGKCCKVWVCENMDNTVLQDAHIASGSDQKLPADSAYQTRPGSNCIDQSSEWSACSHTCGPGISTRVSNQNLACRLEMQMRLCMIRPCQPVLQRNPQWPRRKCQPTYRSATPVRLFHQSCYSTQFYRPRYCGTCKDNRCCTPYHTGTALVTFRCPGGRLLNHAVMTISSCICHYNCPYSSGGAYRGSPFLG